The sequence TAGTCCTTCCGGATTTGCGAGGCTACGGTGATTCGAGCAAGCCAGGATACAGCGACGAGCACATTAACTATTCCTTTCATGCCATGGCTCTTGATCAGGTCGAAGTCATGCGACAACTTGGACACGAGCGCTTCCTCGTAGCCGGCCACGATCGCGGCGGACGAGTCGCCCATCGCCTTTGTTTGGACCACCCCAGCAGCGTCGAGAAGGTAGCCGTGCTCGATGTAGCGCCCACTCTGACAATGTACGAACAATCGACAAAAGAGTTTGCGACTAAGTATGTATGGTGGTTCCTTCAAATTCAACCTGCACCGATGCCCGAACACCTGATAGGCCTCGATCCTGCTTACTACCTCAGGGATCATCTTGCCGTTCAAGGCAAGACACCAGGTGCGATCTCGCCAGAGGTAATGGCGGAGTACATTCGCTGCTACTGCTGCCTTGGTACCATTCGCGCTGTATGCGAAGACTATCGCGCTGCAGCTGGACTGGACCTCGAACACGATCGTGAGGATGAGAGTAGGAACAAGTATATTCAAGCTCCCCTACTCGCTCTATGGGGGGCAAAAGGCACAGTCGGCCACCTTTGGGATGTCCTCGCAACGTGGAGAGCCAAAAGCAACAATACCGTCTCCGGCAAACCGCTCCCATGCGGTCATCTACTCCCGGAGGAAGATCCAGAGGGTGTGCTCGCTGAGTTTCGGGAGTTTTTTAAGTCATGACGCGAAGCCGACGTTGGACAGTCCATATCTTTGTTCTGCAATTGATTGCTTTACCTGCTTTCGCCCAGGCACCGCAGCCCTCAGGGGGCACCGACCGCAGCGTTTGGCTCAGCTATTTCGGAGACCAACCCATTACGAAACTATGGGCTGTCCACCTGGAAGGCTCTTATAGAAGAACTCTAGGGCTTTCCCAGTTCGAGCAGTTGGAACTGAGACCAGGCATCACTATGAATGAAAGCCCCTCGCAAGAGTCACTTGTCGCTTACACGTTTTTTCGAGCTCAGCCGACGGCGAATGGTTCTTTTGGCCCACCGCCAATCGTTGGGAAGCAGATAGAGAATCGGATTTTCGAGCAGCAACAGATGACCTACAGACTGTTTGATAAAGAAGATTCCGCTCCCCAACTGATTCAGCGTTTTAGGCTGGAGCAACGCTGGCAAGATACCGCAGTGGAAGGCAAGGGATACGAAGATAAGAGTTTTAGTCAACGAGCCCGTTACCGCTTGACTGTCAAGATCCCGCTCGGCCGTTCGGGGCTCCCTGAGCATTACTTCGTTGCTTATAACGAGGTTTACCTAAACGTTACCCGCAAGGCGTCGTCGTTGTTCAACAACGACGTCACGTATAGCGCTTTCGGTTCTCGGCTAGGAGAACATTGGGCGGTTGAGGTCGGCTATCAGTTTCGCCAGAGTCCTGCAGCTAACGGAGTCACTGGACCGCAAGACCACTCATTGCAGGTGTATCTGCTATCCACTGCCCCCTTCCGACGCATACGTAAGGGATCTGACTAGATCTGCCGCGTAGAGTCGAGCTAAACAGACCGTACGTATGGATACATTCCCGCGATTTTGTGCACGCGCACCGCTGCGGAGAGGAGTGAGATAGATGGAGAAAATTGTCTAAGCTGTCCCAATGACGCTGTGCGTTGATTCGCAGCGTCTTTATTTGAACTTCGAAAGAGCAACCTCAATTGTTTCTACTTGTACCTGACAAGGAGTGAACTTATGGCGACTGGACAAACAGAGAGCGGCGCATCGCAACGGGGCCCATTATTCCGCATGAGCCATGCAGTTGGCTCAGCCACGATCCTGGCGATTGCCTGTCTGCTCAGTTATTGGTTAATTACAACTGTCCTGACTCGCGAATACAGCGTTTCAAGAGATGATGATTTGCTTGGTGGCATGTGGGCGGTGGTTGCCACCATCTTTGTGTACCGCAGTAGCTACCAGAAGATGGCTCGCGCCGTTGTGTCGCGTACAGTTGCAACGCTGGTAAGTTTTGCCGCCTGTCTCGGATACCTGCTTTTCTTCCCGTTTCACATCGTAGGAATGGTCGCATTGATCGGGATAATTGCAATCATTTTGGCGCTGGTTCGCCGATCCGAGGACATCGTCATGGCGGCCATTACAACAGCTGTCATCTTGGTCATCGCCGACTTTAGTCCGCAGAATGCCTGGATACAGCCCATTTTGCGTCTCGTCGACACCGCTGCAGGGATTTTGGTCGGCATCGCAGCCTCATGGATCAGCCTAGGCTTGGGTCTGAGTTCGAGCCTGGAGCACAATGGCGAGTGAGAATTGCCCCAGTAACAAAGGAGGATAGCTGTTTCGGGGACTGACGAAGATCGAAGCTTCTTCAGCATGACCATGCGCCAGGAGTTCCCTTTACAGACACAGCTGGCTGGAGCAAACGCATCACTAGCGGGAAGGGAGAAATGCTCATGAAGAAATTCCATATTGCTTGCTTGCCAGCAGACGGAATTGGACCTGAAGTGATTACTTCCAGCCGTCAGATTCTCGAGAAGCTCACGCAGCTTGATGGTGGCATCGCTTTCAACTTTCAATACTTTGACTGGAGCACCACCCGCTACCAGGAAAAAGGCGCCTTGATGCCCGAAGATGGCCTGCAACAACTGGAGCAGGGAGGCTTTGACGGCATTCTGTTAGGGCCGGTTGGAAGCCCTCATGTTCCCGACCACATCACGCTCTGGGGTTTATTGCTTCCAATCCGCCAAGGACTCGACCAATATATCAATCTCCGTCCCTTACGACTGCTCGAAGGAATCGATACCCCCCCTTCGAAATCAGGGATCGCACTTTCTCGATATGGTCTGTGTCCGAGAAAACTCCGAAGGAGAGTATGCCGGCGCTGGCGGACGTGTCCACATTCATAAGCAGGAAGAGGTCGCCATCCAGTCGATAGTATTCACGCGCAGCATCACTGAACGGCTGATGCGATTCGCCTTCGACTGGGCGGTAAAGCACGATAGAAAACGGGTGACGAGTATAACGAAATCGAACAGCATGCAGCACAATATGGTCTTCTGAGACGATGTCTTTACGCAGATCTCAGGCGAATACCCAAGTATTACTTCAGATAAGCAGCTGGTTGACTCGATGACCGTACGAATGGTCAGCCAGCCGGAAACGCTGGATGTTTTTGTGACCTCAAATCTGTTCGGAGACATTCTGTCAGATCTTGGTGCGGCGATCACTGGAAGTCTCGGCCTGGCGCCAAGCGCGAACCTCAATCCGGAACGCCGTTACCCAAGCCTTTTTCAGGCGATTCATGGGTCTGCATTCGAGTTGGCGGGAAAAAATCAGGCGAACCCGATCGGCAGTATCTGGTCGGCGCAGATGATGCTGGAGTTCCTTGGAGAGAGAGAACTCGCGGCTCTCCTGATGCATGCGATCGAGACAGTGCTAAGGAAGCGAGAGGTCAGGACTCGTGACCTTGGCGGAAACAACTCGACCACTGAGATGACGGATGCTATCTGTGATGCGTTGGAGGTTGGATCGAAGAGCTCGGAAGCGTAATGGAGTAGACGGTGCTCGCGGGTAGAACGCGATGGAGAGGCGGACTTTCGGAAAGATAGTGTTACGGGACTTGGATCTTCTTTACCTCGTTCTTCGAATATTGTTACTTGCGCCCAACGACATCGCGCTTCTCATCCAACGGAAGAGACGACAGCCCAATTCTTCCAACACCGATACTGCGGAATTCAATGCCTTAGACGATCCCAACAGCCGAAGCATCCAGTCCCAGGCTCTGTGCGATAGACAGGAAAGTCAGGTTGCGTTGTAGCTCCAAATAAAGGTCAGCGTTCTCCGGCGATATCGGCAATTGCAGGTTCATAGCGAGCACAGCAACCGATCTCCCTCACACATCCCGCTTGCAGGATGCGCTGACTAGTTCCTCCTTCTCTGTTTTATCAAGTTCAGCTCGGATGAAAAACGCACGGATGTGACAAAAAGTTCGCTGAAATTCACTGATTTATAGAACTCATCACGATAATAAAAAACTACAAATATCCCAATCGCCAACCTTAGGCTCTAATCTCTAGTGAAAGGCAAAGGAGCACCCGAATGAGCGAACACACACTGCAGCAGAGAACGTCCTGGACGACCAGGCGTGATGAGAAGGCGCGGCGGATGCGAGCCCTGCAAGCCTGGATGAGCGGTCCAATCCTGCCTCGAGAGAAGACCGTCGACGCCCTTGAGTCTGTCATTGTGAGTGGCGATCGCATCGTGATGGAGGGAGATAATCAGAAGCAAGCGGACTTCCTCTCGCGCTCTCTAGTCAAGGTTGATGCGATGAAGATTCACGATCTACATCTCATCATCTCCAGCATTAGCCGCCCTGAGCATCTCACACTCTTCGAACTAGGTATCGCCAAGAAGGTGGACTTCGCATTCGCAGGTCCCCAGAGCCTTCGGGTCGCGCAACTTCTCGAAGATGGTGTGCTTGAGATCGGGGCTATTCACACCTATGTCGAGCTATACGCGCGGTTGCTGGTCGACCTCGTTCCGAATGTGGTTCTAGTGTGCGCCGAACAGGCCGACCAAGGGGGCAATCTCTTTACGGGGCCGAACACCGAGGATACACCGGTCATTGTTGAGGCCGCCGCGTTTCACGATGCGATCGTGATCGTACAGGTCAACAAGATCGTCGATAAACTTCCTCGGGTAGATATCCCGGCATCCTGGGTCGACATTGTGATTGAGGCGGATAAACCATTCGCTGTAGAGCCTCTCTTCACACGTGACCCGCGGCACATCAACGATCTCCAAATCCTCACTGGAATGATGGTCATTCGCGGCATCTACGAGATGCACCTGGTTCAGTCGTTGAACCATGGTATTGGTTTTGATACAGCAGCCATTGAGCTTCTCCTTCCCACCTACGCTGAGTCGTTGGGGCTACGCGGGAAGATCTGCAAGTACTGGGCTCTCAACCCGCATCCGACTCTAATTCCGGCCATCGAGAGTGGCTGGGTGGAGAGCGTGCACTCTTTCGGTAGCGAAGTTGGAATGGATGAATACATTCGGGCTCGTCCTGACATCTTCTTCACCGGCCGCGACGGTAGCCTTCGCTCTAACCGTGTTCTTTGCCAACTGGCAGGACAGTACGCGGTGGATGCATTTATCGGAGCGACCCTTCAGATGGACGGAGATGCTAACTCTTCCACAGTAACGACTGGACGCCTGGCTGGTTTCGGCGGAGCGCCGAACATGGGAAGTGACCCCCATGGACGGAGGCACTCTAGCGCTACGTGGCTCGATCTCAAAACAGATCCTAGTCCGACAGCTCGAGGACGTAAGCTCGTGGTTCAGACGCTGGAAACCTTCGCCAGTGGTGGGGTTCCTGCCTTCGTTGAAACACTGGACGCGGTCGAGGTCGGGAAGCAGGCCGGAATGCCCATTGCGCCAATCATGATTTACGGGGACGACGTGAGTCACGTCGTGACGGAAGAAGGAATCGCCTATTTGTATAAGACCGAGGGTATCGAAGAGCGCCGCCGCGCACTGGCGGCAGTCGCGGGCGTAAGCCCTGTCGGCCTGAAAGCAAAACCTGAAGAAACCGCTGAACTCCGGCGCAAGGGAATCGTAGCGTATCCCGAAGACATCGGGGTTCATCGCCTTCAGGCCAACCGTTCTCTGCTTGCCGCGCGAAGTATGGAAGACCTGGTTGCGTGGTCCGGCGGCCTCTACCAAGCTCCCGCGAAGTTCAGGAACTGGTAATGGCAAACATGATTCCAATGACGAAAGCGGCCGCCCCGTTTCACCCCCTGCTGGATACGGATCAGTTGGCAGAGTTGGCCCTTCAAGCGCTGGTCGCTGAAGCGGAGCTAACCCCAAAGCCGGGTCTGGTGGACCGGCGAGGATCTGGCGCGCATTCGGATTTGTCGCTGGACATCATGCGACGATCCGCGTCGGCCATCGCCCCGTACTTCACAGCCATGGCTGCCGCATCGTGCAACGCTCGGATGGATCAGTCATTGCGAGCAAAGGTCGCTGCCATCGGACGGGAAGCAGAGGCTGCGATGTTGCGAGAAACCGGGGGTAGTAATGCTCACAAAGGCGCTATCTGGGTGTTAGGGCTCCTAGTCACGGCTACGGCACAGAGTGGCAGTCTCCATCCTGGAGCCATCGCGAAAGACGCGGGTCTGCTCGCCCAACTTCCTGACTACGCGCGCCCTCAACTTGTATCCCACGGCGATCTGGTTCGGAGCCGGTATGGAGCAAAAGGGGCTCGGGGAGAGGCATGTGCCGGCTTCCCCCACGTAGTAAAGGTTGGTCTTCCTGCCCTTCGCGCTGCTCGCGAGTGCGGACTATCGGAGACAAACAGTAGGCTCTCATCGCTCCTTGCCATCATGGCGAGTTTAGAAGACACATGTGTTCTCTATCGTGGCGGAGACGAGGGGCTGCAGACGGTAAAACACGGTGCGAGAGAGGTGCTCGCTTCAGGAGGGCCTGGCTGTGCGGCCGGAGACGAGATGCTGCGTCGCTTCAGTCGCGCACTTTTTGCCAGAAACATCTCGCCGGGAGGAAGCGCGGATCTGCTCGCCGCTACTCTCTTTCTGGACGCAATTGAACGACGTCTGTACGACGTGGAAAGGGACAACAGTCTTTTGGAGGAATCATATGGAACAGATTGAGTTCGATTATCCGACGGCGAACCGTCGCATCACGAAGAAGGCTCATGTCGGCGTAGTGGGGTCTGGAGATATGGAAGTCCTCATGGAGCCGGCCGACGGGGACGGGGCACACGTCACGATCACTACTAGCGTGAATGGCTTTCAGGACTCGTGGAAGGCCGTCTTTGATCGCTTCTTCTCGAAGTTCAATGGAGCCATAAAAATCCAGATCAACGACGCAGGCGCAACCCCAGGAAGCGTGCTGTTGCGGTTGGAACAAGCAGTGGAGGCGATTGAGCAGTGAGCACAGCAGAGAACTTTCCCGCGTTCGTAAATCGCAAGAGCTTTATCGAGCTTGATGGCAGGGCGCGTGCCCGAAGCCTGTTTGACGAAGGAACGGCAAAGGAGTTGGTCGGCCCATTTGATCGAGTCCAATCTCCTTGGCTTCCAATACAGGGCGTCGCTCCACAAGCCGACGATGGCTGCATCGTGATTAAAGGCAAGATCGGCGGCCTTCCAGCAGTCGTTGTCTCGCTTGAAGGAGCGTTTCAGGGAGGCAGCATTGGTGAGGTGTCGGGCGCCAAGATGACAGCGGCTCTGGATCTTGCAACGAAAGACTCGGAAACCGGAACAAAGACTGCCGCCGTCCTCCTCCTTGAAACAGGTGGAGTTCGACTTCAGGAAGCGAATCTTGGGCTCGCTGCGATAGCCGAGGTAATTTCGTCGATTCTCGCCTTGCGCCGGCACGCCCCAGTGATCACCGTTGTAGCCGGCACCGTTGGCTGTTTCGGCGGCATGTCCCTTGCAGCTGGTGTGTCAAGCTACGTCATCATGACCAAAGAGGCTCGCCTTGGACTCAATGGTCCTGAAGTCATCGAACAAGAGTCTGGCATCGATGAGTTCGATGCATCTGATCGCGCTCTGATCTGGGCAATTCACGGCGGCGAACAGCGAGTCGGTATCGGAGAGGCAGATGAGCTCGTTGAAGACGACGCAGGGAGGATTGCGTCCGCGATTCGTAGTTATGTTCAGGCCGGTCCCCCGTCCGAGTATAGAAGCGAACAGGTCAAACTCAACCGCGATCGTATCGCTACGCTGGATATGTCCAAACAGATCGATCCGATTAGTCTGCGAAAAAAATGGAACGGCAATGACACCACGGGAGGTGCGCGATGAGCGAGCACGTAGGGTTACGCGGAAGAGCTTGGTTTCAGGCTTTGACCGGAAAGAATGAGCCGTTGGCAGGCGATCCAGGCTCTGTGCTCGCCTCGAATAGCTTACTTGGCAACGAGACCAGCCTGTTTCTGTGCGTTGTGCCGAACACTGAAAGCCGATTCCCCTGTGTGCGGGACGGACAAGTCGGTTTGGAAGAGGCTTACACGCTGGCCATACGAGTACGTGAAGTGATGGCCGAAGATCGTGACAAACCTAAGTCAAAAAAGCGGCCGATAATTGCGCTAGTCGACGTCAAGAGCCAAGCATACGGTCGCCGCGAAGAGACGGCAGGAATATTCCTGGCAGCAGCGACCTCAGCAGATGCCTATGCCTCCGCGAGAATGGCAGGTCATCCGGTAATCAGCCTAGTTGCAGGGCACGCGTTCTCTGGGGGGTTCCTGACTCACGGCTATCAAGCGAACCGTATTCTCGCCTTCGACGATGCAGGAATCGTCATTCATGCCATGCACAAAGAAGCAGCAGCAAGAATTACGCGGCGGTCCGTGGAGGAACTCGAGCGGCTCGGCCATGAGATTGCTCCCATGTCGTATGACGTCAAGGACTATGCAAAACTTGGCTTGCTCTACAAACTGCTCCATGTCGAGAATCCTCTGCAGCCTACCGCATCCGAAGTCGAAATCGTGAAGCAGGGCCTGATTGGGGCGGTTCAGGACGCGCGATCTGGATTAACCGACCTCAGTAATCGTTTAGAATCCGACGCCGCAAAACAGACACGTAAAGCCAGTATTGCGGTCCGCGCAATGCTCGAAGCGCAGTGGAAGAAGTCCTAAGGAGCCGCAGTGATCACTGTTCTTCTTGATGCGCTCGTACCGATCTTCGTCGGTCTGCTGTTGGGGTATATCGCAGGCCGGCGAGGCGTCATGGATAACGTGAATGTCCGAAACCTAATAGTGCTTGTCATGAACTTCACGATCCCCTGCGCCCTGTTTTCAACCATCATCCGAACCTCGCGAGAAGACCTCGAGCAACAAATTCCAACGGCTCTGATGATCGCACTTGTATTCACTGTGCTCTATGCCACCGGTTATATATGGGCACGGCGATCGCTCAAGATGTCGATCTCCGACGCTTCGGTGTTGGCTCTTACGATTGGATTTCCAAACTCCGCCGCTATTGCGCTGCCTTTGTTCGCCACATCGTTTGGCCCTGCGTCCACTATCACGGCAGCAATGTCCATTGCAGTGGGCTCTATTACCATCTCCCCACTTACAGTGGCGCTTCTCGAAGCAGATAAGCAATCACACGGAACCGGAATCAGTATTCGAAATGTGCTTCATAGTTTTGTTCGGGCTCTCGCCCGGCCAGTAGTATGGGCTCCAGCACTTGCGCTGATTGGCGCCTACTTCGGTGTACATCTACCCAGCTACGCTAACGACACCCTCATAACCCTGGGAAGTGCGGCAACAGCTTCTTCGCTGATCCTCACGGGAGTAGTTGTCTCAGCACAGCGATTTCGATTCGACCAGAGTGTATTTTGGGCGACCATCACCATCCTGTTATTCCAACCGATCTTCGCTCTTAGTATGACTCTCCTCTTCCATATGAGCCGCGATCATGTTCGAGACATCACGATCATTAGTGCAATTCCAGGCGGCTTCTTCGGGCTCGTTTTCGGTAAAAGCTTTGACGCAACACCTGAAGCGGCCAGTTCAGGACTGATCGCCTCCTACGGCGCTGGATGGCTTTCGCTAGCACTATGGATGCTGGTAATGACGAAGTACTTTTGAGGTTTTATGGTTGGCGCTATCTATGATGTACCGCGAGTACATGATCTCCTCTACCTGAGATCAGAAACGATTCATCCAGCATGTATGACTGAGCTTCCGTGGGTGCAGATGGCGATGAGGCGCATCCCGTGGGTCGTTGTGCGGCGGGTGAACGCGCCAGCCAGCAAGATTGCGGTCGGAATTCGAGGAACTAACAGGAATCAGCGTTGGGGAGGTTTGGTGGAAATGACAGATGTGGTCTTGATTAAACAACCTCTCCAACTGCGCACCTCCCTCGCACATGACTCACGCAAGGCCATTCCAGCGCTCAAGACCCTTGCGTTAGTTGAGGAGGAATTCGCGGACCTCGATTTGAACTGGGGACCAGTCGGAAGTGTCGGTTTTGAACTTGCTACCGGCGATTGCGTGACTACCGAATCAAGTGACCTAGACCTTGCGCTATTCGCTTCGCAGAGAATAGCCCATGCTATCGCTCACGATCTATGGAGCACCTTGAGCTCGTTGCCAGCGAAGGTCGATGTGCGTGTCGAAACTCCATGTTGTGGATTTTCGCTTGAGGAGTACGCTCTTCGACGATCCGCAAAGATTATGATTCGCACTCCCGATGGGCGACATCTCGTTGAGGATCCTTGGGACGTGGCAGGTGAAGGTGGCTTGAAATGAATACAGGCTTACTCTTTCCAGGACAGGGTTCGCAAAGACCACAGATGCTTCACGATCTCGTCCAGCATCCAGCCGTTGATGAAACATTAGCCGAAATAAGTGAGGCCCTGGGGATCGACGCCCGGACTTTAGATTCCGCGGACGCTCTGCGCTCACCCGTTTCAGTTCAACTCGCTCTTTTTGCGGTAGGTGTGTCTACTGCGCGAGCCCTGCAGCGGAGCGGTGTGCGACCATTCGCGGTAGCAGGGCTTTCAATTGGTGCCTTCTCAGCAGCCGTCGTAGCTGAAGCGATTGAACTCTCAGATGCAATACGGCTAGTGCGCTCGCGAGCCGAACAGATGGAGCATATGTACCCTACCGGGTATGGGTTGGCGGCCATAGTGGGGCTTAGCGAGGCGCATGTAAACAGGTTGGTTATATCGGTAAACACGACGGAGCATCCCGTGTTTGTTGGGAACATCAATGCTCCGCTACAGATTGTAATTGCCGGTTCCATTGAAGGGATGAAAGCGGTGTTAGCGAAGGCCCTACTGCAAGGGGCGAGGAAGGCAGAGCTGCTCGATGTGCCCGTACCATCCCACTGCCCGCTCTTACAGCCCATTGCAGACTCGCTTCGAAAACAGTTGGAAGCAATTTCGGTTCAAGATCCAAAGGTCATTTATATCAGTAACGTGAACGCACGAGCTGTGCGCACTGCGAAGGGCATAGCAAAAGACCTGGCCGACAACATCGCCCACGGAGTGCGTTGGCACGATGCTACAAGCATCGCGCAGGAACTCGGTTGCGAGCTACTTCTCCAGTTACCTCCCGGCCACACCTTGAGGGACTTGGCACAGGAGAATCTCTCGAATATCAAAGCCAATGTGATCACGCCGGACAACTTCGACAAGCTACTGCATCTTGTCCTGAGTTAATTCAACATTTTAGGTTTCGAGAGACGAGCGAGATTAGCGGCAAGGACTTGAACATCAAAACACAATTCCGATTCGCAAGAATATTCCCAGTCGATCTAGGACTCATACTTTACACCGGCGCGCTACCCTTACTTGCGCAAAGCGGGGACTGGGACAACTGGGGCTCCTCTTCTATGCAGTCGCATCTAGGTGATCTTGAAAGGTCTCGGTCGAACTGCGGGATCATTGTGACATCAAAAGACGTAAGTCGTTGCATCGGAGCGACACGCACTGCAGTTCCAATCCCTCGTGTTCTTAACGGCCATATTTATGGCTTAACTGAGTTGATCGACATCGCAGAAACTTCAAGTCCCGAGGGATGGATCGCGTGGATTGAAGCTAAACGTTCTTTGGAAAGGGTCGGTGTCGATGAGGCTCTTTATCTCCCTCTTCTTACGTTCGCAGCACAAGGACGCGACACACGTCTTATCTTCCCATTTCCGATGCCGATTGCCCCGCGCGAATATGTCACCGTAGAGGAGCCTCTCGCGCAGGCTCAACTGGAACTGCAGTATTCCCTTCTCGATTTCAGCCGCAAATCGCGGCATGAAGGCAGTAAGGCGTTAGAAATTGCACCGACTCTGCAGTTGTCGCGAGTCCATCAGACGATCGCCTACAACACCGCGATTGAGTTTTATCGCGTGCAGCAGGCATCTGGGCAACTTGACGCGGCTATGACAACAGGCGCAATTAGACAAAAACAACTGTACCGCCTAGCGGGCGCACTTCTGGGAGGTGTACTTGGCATTGCCACGGTCTCATTGCTGTACCCCAACATGGATTCCATCTCTTCTTTGATCATAGTCGTCGCCGCAGTCTCATTTCTCTCAGGATGGGTCTTACGGAGTCCACGAATGAGTTATGTCGTCGTACAGATTGGGTTTGGCTTCTTTTTGACGGCATTGCTCGGCTTCAGTTCCACCTCAAATATATCGCCCGCGCGAGATCGCGTGATCGGTGTCGCGCTCGGTATTTTGGTCATGTGGTTCATCTTTGATCAACTTTGGCTTTCTCGTACAAGCGACGTGTTATGCCAATGCCTGGTAATCATTAATAGCG is a genomic window of Acidicapsa acidisoli containing:
- the mdcH gene encoding malonate decarboxylase subunit epsilon, which produces MNTGLLFPGQGSQRPQMLHDLVQHPAVDETLAEISEALGIDARTLDSADALRSPVSVQLALFAVGVSTARALQRSGVRPFAVAGLSIGAFSAAVVAEAIELSDAIRLVRSRAEQMEHMYPTGYGLAAIVGLSEAHVNRLVISVNTTEHPVFVGNINAPLQIVIAGSIEGMKAVLAKALLQGARKAELLDVPVPSHCPLLQPIADSLRKQLEAISVQDPKVIYISNVNARAVRTAKGIAKDLADNIAHGVRWHDATSIAQELGCELLLQLPPGHTLRDLAQENLSNIKANVITPDNFDKLLHLVLS
- a CDS encoding FUSC family protein — translated: MIDIAETSSPEGWIAWIEAKRSLERVGVDEALYLPLLTFAAQGRDTRLIFPFPMPIAPREYVTVEEPLAQAQLELQYSLLDFSRKSRHEGSKALEIAPTLQLSRVHQTIAYNTAIEFYRVQQASGQLDAAMTTGAIRQKQLYRLAGALLGGVLGIATVSLLYPNMDSISSLIIVVAAVSFLSGWVLRSPRMSYVVVQIGFGFFLTALLGFSSTSNISPARDRVIGVALGILVMWFIFDQLWLSRTSDVLCQCLVIINSATNQLRRILEHCLDAADRIHFNALRESVSSELANVDQLEFGVYFEGGQHRAREIARTRHLIREIESSAGEFYLLAKDLSHASFRSRSP